The proteins below are encoded in one region of Shewanella algae:
- the hemN gene encoding oxygen-independent coproporphyrinogen III oxidase has product MKQPTHISWDQSMIEKYNYSGPRYTSYPTALEFDDSFTEGDLLSAIAGSKSDKLSLYIHIPFCAKLCYYCGCNKVITRHQHKADQYIEYLAAEIVKRAPLFKHYTVTQMHWGGGTPTFLNPEQIIKLSSLLKSHFNFAEQGEYSIEVDPREIELSMLDALKEAGFNRISIGVQDFNKEVQVAVNREQDEDFIFALIKKAKEMGFVSTNVDLIYGLPHQTPETFAETIQRILDLSPDRLSVFNYAHLPARFAAQRKIKDEHLPSPQQKLDMLHQTIETLTGAGYQYIGMDHFAKPDDELAKLQREGRLHRNFQGYTTQEECDLLGLGVSSISQIGDCYAQNQKDIRPYYEAIDEQGHALWKGCKLNRDDEIRRAVIKQLICHFELDMVKMEQQLGIQFEEYFAEDLKLLQTFIDDKLVNIENRQISISPTGRLLIRNICICFDVYFREKARQQQFSRVI; this is encoded by the coding sequence TTGAAGCAGCCCACTCATATCAGCTGGGATCAATCAATGATCGAGAAATATAACTACAGCGGTCCCCGTTATACTTCCTACCCAACGGCGCTGGAGTTTGACGACTCATTCACCGAAGGCGATCTATTGTCGGCCATAGCCGGCAGCAAAAGCGACAAACTGTCTCTGTATATCCATATCCCTTTCTGCGCCAAGCTGTGCTACTACTGCGGCTGTAACAAGGTAATCACCCGGCATCAGCACAAAGCCGATCAGTACATAGAGTACCTGGCAGCCGAGATCGTCAAGCGGGCGCCTCTGTTCAAGCACTACACTGTGACTCAGATGCACTGGGGCGGTGGCACACCGACTTTCCTTAACCCAGAGCAAATCATCAAGTTATCGTCACTATTGAAGAGTCACTTCAACTTTGCCGAACAGGGTGAATACTCTATCGAAGTCGACCCTAGAGAAATCGAACTGTCTATGCTGGATGCCCTCAAAGAGGCAGGGTTCAACCGTATATCCATTGGGGTGCAGGACTTCAATAAAGAGGTTCAGGTAGCAGTTAACCGTGAACAGGATGAAGACTTCATTTTTGCGCTGATCAAAAAGGCCAAAGAGATGGGCTTTGTCTCTACCAATGTCGATTTGATTTACGGCTTGCCTCATCAAACACCGGAAACCTTTGCCGAAACCATTCAGCGAATTCTGGATCTGTCTCCAGACCGTCTGTCTGTATTCAACTATGCTCACCTGCCGGCCCGCTTCGCGGCCCAGCGAAAAATCAAAGATGAGCACCTGCCCAGCCCACAACAGAAGCTGGACATGCTGCATCAGACTATTGAGACCCTGACCGGCGCCGGCTATCAATACATAGGCATGGATCACTTCGCCAAACCCGATGATGAGCTGGCCAAGCTGCAAAGAGAAGGCCGATTGCACCGTAACTTCCAGGGCTATACCACCCAGGAAGAGTGTGACCTCCTTGGACTAGGGGTGTCATCCATCAGTCAGATTGGTGACTGTTATGCGCAGAACCAGAAAGATATTCGCCCTTACTATGAAGCCATAGATGAGCAGGGCCACGCTCTGTGGAAAGGCTGTAAACTCAATCGTGATGATGAAATCCGTCGCGCGGTGATCAAGCAGCTTATCTGTCACTTTGAGCTTGATATGGTCAAGATGGAGCAACAACTGGGGATCCAGTTTGAAGAGTACTTCGCCGAAGATCTCAAGCTGCTGCAAACCTTTATCGACGATAAACTGGTTAACATTGAAAACCGTCAGATCAGCATCAGCCCAACCGGGCGCCTGTTGATCCGTAATATCTGTATCTGTTTCGATGTCTACTTCCGAGAAAAGGCACGTCAGCAACAGTTCTCCCGGGTAATTTAA
- the yihA gene encoding ribosome biogenesis GTP-binding protein YihA/YsxC translates to MTATRIDFRKTKFLISAPDIAHLDKHLPGDTGVEIAFAGRSNAGKSSALNALTEQKNLARTSKTPGRTQLINVFELDEQRRLVDLPGYGFAQVPLAMKLKWQESLGEYLQKRACLSGVVVLMDIRHPLKDLDLQMIEWAVASEIPVLALLTKADKLPQSAKMKTVNEVRKALADFGDWVRVEPFSSLKGTGKPKVLAILDEWCHPAWLEQEENEQE, encoded by the coding sequence GTGACAGCAACTCGTATCGATTTTCGCAAGACAAAATTCCTTATCAGTGCGCCTGATATTGCCCATTTGGACAAGCACTTACCGGGCGACACCGGCGTGGAAATCGCCTTTGCCGGTCGCTCAAATGCCGGTAAATCAAGCGCTTTGAATGCTTTGACCGAGCAGAAAAACCTTGCAAGAACCAGTAAAACCCCAGGTCGTACTCAACTGATCAACGTGTTTGAGCTCGATGAGCAGCGCCGTTTGGTGGATTTACCCGGCTATGGTTTTGCTCAGGTACCACTGGCCATGAAGCTCAAATGGCAAGAGTCGCTGGGTGAGTATTTACAAAAGCGTGCCTGCCTGAGTGGTGTGGTGGTGCTGATGGATATTCGCCATCCGTTGAAAGACTTGGACTTGCAGATGATTGAATGGGCTGTTGCCAGTGAGATCCCTGTGCTGGCACTGCTGACCAAGGCTGATAAGCTGCCACAGAGTGCCAAGATGAAGACGGTCAATGAGGTACGTAAAGCGCTGGCTGACTTTGGTGATTGGGTCAGAGTCGAGCCTTTCTCATCACTTAAGGGAACCGGGAAACCTAAGGTTCTGGCGATTCTGGATGAGTGGTGCCATCCAGCTTGGTTGGAGCAAGAAGAGAACGAACAAGAGTGA
- a CDS encoding DUF885 domain-containing protein, giving the protein MKKLLLPLLLTGLLGACQHPTHEANTPEIGKQLSQADSQLQQLIADAWQQRLAESPQMAFQFGDDSAAGKLADLSAEALAADAAANSALLQRLKAIPREQLSKEAAINTSILEYQLQESVDSFRFKAHYLPITSESGFHAYIASMAFGPFKTEADYRHYLQKLRSLPRYFQQQIHWMRQGLAEGITQPQSVLRGFEQSIQAYMVPVQQSSYFKPFETFPEHFSANLKQELSHAGYVSVEQHVLPSYQAFYDFMIEEYIPGARQSIAASALPNGRAFYENRVKYYTTLDMTPEQVHQLGLSEVKRIRAEMEQIIKQTGFKGSFAEFLHFMRTDKRFYVSTPEQLLKEASYIAKKADAMLPRYFGKLPRKPYGVAPVPAEIAPKYTTGRYSGSNSETVAGFYWVNTYALDKRPLYELEALTLHEAVPGHHLQISLNQELEQLPDFRRYSYISAFGEGWGLYSEYLGLEGGFYQDPYSNFGRLTYEMWRAARLVVDTGMHTQGWSRQQAIDFMAGNTALSLHNVTTEIDRYISWPGQALAYKIGELTIKRLRKQAEDALGEKFDIRQFHDAVLAQGSVPMSVLEQQIADFIASQQ; this is encoded by the coding sequence ATGAAAAAACTCCTGCTACCCCTATTGCTCACCGGACTCTTGGGCGCCTGCCAACACCCTACTCATGAAGCCAACACGCCAGAAATAGGCAAGCAACTATCCCAAGCCGATAGCCAACTCCAGCAGCTAATAGCCGATGCCTGGCAGCAAAGGCTGGCAGAAAGCCCACAGATGGCCTTCCAGTTTGGCGATGACTCGGCCGCGGGTAAGTTAGCAGACTTGTCAGCTGAAGCTCTGGCGGCCGATGCTGCGGCCAATTCAGCACTTTTGCAACGGCTAAAGGCCATACCCAGAGAACAGCTGAGCAAAGAAGCCGCCATCAATACCAGTATTCTCGAATACCAATTGCAGGAGAGCGTGGATAGCTTCAGGTTCAAGGCCCATTACCTGCCGATTACCTCAGAGAGTGGCTTTCACGCTTACATTGCTTCTATGGCCTTCGGGCCATTCAAGACAGAAGCCGATTACCGTCATTACCTGCAGAAGCTGCGATCTCTGCCGCGCTACTTCCAGCAACAGATACACTGGATGCGCCAAGGGCTTGCCGAGGGCATCACTCAGCCGCAATCTGTACTGAGAGGGTTTGAACAGAGTATTCAGGCCTATATGGTACCAGTGCAGCAAAGCAGCTATTTCAAGCCGTTTGAGACGTTTCCAGAACACTTTTCTGCCAATCTTAAACAGGAACTGAGCCATGCCGGGTACGTCAGTGTCGAGCAGCATGTGTTACCGAGCTATCAAGCCTTCTACGACTTTATGATCGAGGAATATATCCCTGGCGCCCGTCAGAGCATTGCCGCATCAGCTCTGCCCAATGGTCGGGCCTTTTATGAAAACAGGGTCAAGTACTACACCACTCTGGATATGACGCCTGAGCAAGTCCATCAACTGGGGCTGAGTGAAGTAAAACGGATCCGCGCCGAGATGGAACAGATCATCAAACAAACCGGTTTTAAAGGCAGCTTTGCCGAGTTTCTGCATTTTATGCGCACAGACAAACGCTTTTATGTGAGCACGCCGGAGCAACTGCTCAAAGAGGCCTCCTATATTGCCAAAAAAGCCGACGCCATGTTGCCACGCTATTTTGGCAAGCTGCCACGCAAACCCTATGGCGTAGCCCCTGTACCGGCAGAAATTGCCCCCAAATATACAACCGGGCGCTATTCCGGCTCCAACTCGGAGACTGTGGCGGGTTTTTATTGGGTGAACACATATGCCTTGGATAAGCGCCCTCTCTATGAGTTGGAAGCACTCACCCTGCATGAAGCTGTTCCGGGTCACCACCTGCAGATTTCCCTCAATCAGGAGTTGGAGCAACTGCCCGATTTTCGCCGCTACAGCTATATCTCGGCCTTTGGCGAGGGATGGGGACTATACAGTGAATATTTGGGGCTGGAAGGGGGTTTTTATCAGGATCCCTACAGCAACTTTGGACGCCTGACTTACGAGATGTGGCGCGCCGCTCGCTTGGTAGTCGATACAGGTATGCACACCCAAGGCTGGAGCCGTCAGCAGGCAATAGACTTTATGGCCGGTAATACGGCTCTGTCGCTGCACAATGTCACCACAGAGATAGACAGATATATCTCCTGGCCTGGGCAGGCGCTGGCCTACAAGATTGGCGAGCTGACTATCAAACGTCTGCGAAAGCAAGCAGAAGACGCCCTGGGGGAAAAGTTCGATATCCGCCAATTCCACGATGCAGTTTTGGCACAGGGCTCTGTGCCCATGTCTGTGCTGGAACAACAGATAGCCGATTTTATCGCCTCACAGCAATGA
- the yihI gene encoding Der GTPase-activating protein YihI, protein MSRSKKTRKVGENNPKLAPRTKKSERAPARKKQDSGNKAGSRQNPAAPKGQKRAGSDKQDIRLGSKKPVALDIVKEKVAQPKQPKLTDEQLLLQLEEDPRLNKLLDQLEEGRELAADDQQWLERQLAKIEKLMEKLGITDLDQADEAPSKGHSDDELLEKFESGAELLKQYQDN, encoded by the coding sequence ATGTCCCGTAGTAAAAAGACCCGTAAAGTCGGCGAGAACAACCCCAAACTAGCCCCCAGAACCAAGAAATCTGAGCGCGCTCCGGCCCGTAAGAAGCAGGATTCAGGCAATAAGGCGGGCAGTCGCCAAAACCCTGCTGCTCCAAAGGGGCAAAAGCGGGCTGGCTCTGACAAACAGGATATCCGCCTTGGCAGTAAAAAGCCTGTCGCTCTGGATATAGTCAAAGAAAAGGTTGCACAGCCCAAACAACCCAAACTGACCGATGAACAGTTGCTGCTGCAACTGGAGGAAGATCCGCGCCTGAATAAGCTGCTGGATCAGCTGGAAGAAGGACGGGAACTGGCCGCCGATGACCAGCAATGGCTGGAGCGGCAATTGGCCAAGATAGAGAAATTGATGGAAAAACTTGGCATTACCGATTTGGATCAGGCCGATGAAGCCCCAAGCAAGGGTCATAGCGATGACGAATTGCTGGAGAAATTCGAATCCGGTGCTGAGCTTCTGAAACAATACCAAGACAACTAA
- a CDS encoding DUF2489 domain-containing protein, whose protein sequence is MQFILITLAMLIIIGLSAYATVLLLRLRKQTQAREQAMAEQKAVMEAKQASLLADIRYIAAAMTEERCELSEGVVRIVKLFDLLSLTERVSGDYPDVFMHFERIKDHPILEARAQLPKQERMRLDLARMKSEAELEQGILADAKKLSEFQLKPTH, encoded by the coding sequence ATGCAGTTTATCCTTATCACCTTAGCCATGTTGATCATCATAGGCCTCAGCGCCTATGCCACAGTGTTGCTGCTGCGTCTGAGGAAACAAACTCAAGCCAGAGAACAAGCGATGGCTGAGCAAAAGGCGGTTATGGAAGCTAAACAGGCATCCCTGCTTGCCGATATTCGCTATATTGCTGCCGCAATGACAGAAGAGCGTTGTGAGTTGTCTGAAGGAGTGGTCAGAATCGTTAAACTGTTCGATCTGCTGTCGCTGACAGAAAGAGTCAGTGGTGATTACCCGGATGTGTTTATGCATTTTGAGCGCATCAAGGATCATCCAATTCTGGAGGCCAGGGCTCAGTTGCCCAAGCAAGAACGGATGCGGCTCGACCTGGCCAGAATGAAGTCTGAAGCCGAGCTGGAACAAGGCATATTGGCCGATGCCAAGAAACTCTCCGAGTTTCAGCTAAAGCCAACCCACTAA
- a CDS encoding methyltransferase domain-containing protein has product MRRCPLCHNDHAELSFQDKKRGFYLCPECRLLFADSSSYLLPDAEKQRYGRARQAGKQKQLARFIHPLLEQLQSLQPTPLFGLNFGRVLSEEGLQQISNAGHHLQQFDPFFAADHQLLHHQYDFICCFRVFEHFRTPAKEWSLIETLLKPGGWLAISTPLLTSLTAFAKWHYKNNPTHVSFYQQQTFAYLASLGKFKLIFAAQDFILMQKTSGSAITRDLDAEPPLVD; this is encoded by the coding sequence ATGCGTCGTTGCCCACTGTGTCATAACGATCATGCTGAACTCAGCTTTCAGGATAAGAAACGAGGTTTTTATCTCTGTCCCGAATGTCGGCTGTTGTTTGCAGATTCCAGCAGTTATTTGTTACCCGATGCCGAGAAACAGCGTTACGGCAGAGCCCGCCAAGCAGGAAAGCAAAAGCAGTTGGCACGCTTTATCCACCCCTTGTTGGAACAACTTCAATCTTTGCAACCCACGCCGCTATTTGGTCTCAACTTCGGCCGGGTGCTAAGCGAAGAAGGACTGCAGCAGATCAGCAACGCCGGTCACCATTTACAACAATTCGATCCCTTTTTTGCGGCAGACCACCAGCTACTACACCACCAATATGACTTTATCTGTTGTTTTCGGGTGTTCGAACACTTCAGAACCCCTGCAAAAGAGTGGAGCTTAATCGAAACGCTGCTGAAACCAGGGGGTTGGCTGGCCATATCCACTCCGCTGCTGACATCTTTGACGGCGTTTGCCAAATGGCATTACAAGAACAATCCGACTCATGTCAGCTTCTACCAGCAGCAGACTTTTGCTTACTTGGCATCTCTGGGTAAATTTAAGCTAATATTTGCAGCGCAGGACTTCATCTTGATGCAAAAAACATCAGGATCTGCTATAACACGCGACCTTGATGCAGAACCGCCGCTTGTAGACTGA
- the polA gene encoding DNA polymerase I, producing MPTIAENPLVLVDGSSYLYRAYYAPPHLTNSKGEATGAVYGVVNMLRSLLGKYKPQQMAVVFDAKGPTFRNEMYAEYKAHRPPMPDDLRSQIAPLHAIIEALGLPLLCIPGVEADDVIGTLASRASKEGRAILISTGDKDMAQLVDDNVTLINTMTDTIMGPEEVTSKFGVGPELIIDLLALMGDKADNIPGLPGVGEKTALAMLTGAGGVAKLLQQPDCVTELGFRGAKTMAKKITDNAEMLQLSYDLATIKTDCELDLDWHQLNITEPNKDQLTQLYGEMEFKRWLAEVLDNKMPHPKAANTAAPETQEETPSQVTIETEYETILTETALEKWLKKLADAELMAVDTETTSLNYMDAKLVGLSFAVKAGEAAYLPLGHDYLDAPEQLPREGVLAKLKPILEDPEIKKVGQNLKYDISILANAGIKLAGVAFDTMLESYVFNSVASRHDMDGLALKYLGHKCVSFEDIAGKGAKQLTFNQIPLETAAPYAAEDADITLRLHQHLWPRLEREQELANVFTELELPLIQVLSQMERDGVLIDSMQLSQQSDELAQKIDALEQKAYEIAGEKFNLGSPKQLQALFFEKLGYPVIKKTPKGAPSTAEEVLIELALDYPLPKIILEHRSLTKLKSTYTDKLPLMINGKTGRVHTSYHQANAATGRLSSSDPNLQNIPIRTEEGRRIRQAFIAPSGRKILAADYSQIELRIMAHLSQDAGLLAAFAEGKDIHRATAAEVFDVAFETVTPEQRRRAKAVNFGLIYGMSAFGLARQLDIPRTEAQSYMDTYFKRYPGVLKYMEETRALAAEQGYVSTLFGRRLYLPEIRDRNAMRRQAAERAAINAPMQGTAADIIKKAMIKVADWIASDTKGEITMIMQVHDELVFEVNEAKAEELQQQICKLMAEAATLDVPLLAEAGLGDSWDQAH from the coding sequence ATGCCAACAATAGCAGAAAACCCCCTCGTCCTTGTGGATGGTTCTTCCTACCTCTATCGGGCCTACTATGCACCACCTCACCTGACCAATTCCAAGGGTGAAGCTACCGGGGCTGTTTATGGCGTAGTCAATATGTTGCGCAGCTTGCTGGGCAAATACAAGCCACAACAGATGGCGGTTGTTTTTGATGCCAAGGGTCCCACGTTTCGTAACGAGATGTACGCCGAGTATAAGGCCCACAGGCCACCAATGCCTGATGATCTGCGAAGTCAGATAGCCCCCCTGCATGCCATCATCGAGGCTCTTGGCCTGCCACTCCTTTGTATTCCCGGGGTTGAAGCCGATGACGTGATAGGCACTCTTGCCTCCAGGGCCAGTAAGGAAGGCCGTGCCATTCTGATCAGCACAGGCGATAAGGATATGGCGCAACTGGTGGATGACAATGTCACCCTGATCAACACAATGACAGACACCATAATGGGACCGGAAGAGGTCACCAGTAAATTTGGCGTCGGCCCCGAGCTTATCATCGACCTGTTGGCACTGATGGGCGACAAGGCCGATAACATCCCGGGACTGCCTGGTGTGGGTGAGAAAACCGCGTTGGCCATGCTGACAGGGGCTGGTGGTGTCGCCAAGCTACTGCAGCAACCGGATTGTGTCACGGAACTTGGCTTCCGTGGTGCCAAGACCATGGCCAAGAAAATCACCGACAATGCTGAGATGCTGCAACTATCCTACGATCTGGCAACTATCAAAACAGATTGCGAGCTGGATTTGGATTGGCATCAACTCAATATTACCGAGCCCAATAAAGACCAACTGACACAGCTTTACGGCGAGATGGAGTTCAAGCGTTGGTTGGCAGAAGTTCTGGACAACAAGATGCCGCACCCCAAGGCGGCCAACACAGCAGCGCCAGAGACTCAGGAAGAAACTCCATCTCAAGTCACTATAGAGACAGAATACGAAACCATACTGACAGAAACCGCACTGGAAAAATGGCTGAAAAAGCTGGCCGATGCCGAACTGATGGCGGTAGATACTGAAACCACCAGCCTCAACTATATGGACGCCAAACTGGTGGGTTTATCCTTTGCCGTCAAGGCTGGAGAAGCCGCCTATCTGCCACTGGGACACGATTACTTGGATGCCCCCGAGCAGCTGCCTAGAGAAGGGGTATTGGCCAAACTCAAGCCTATTCTCGAAGATCCCGAGATAAAGAAAGTCGGTCAAAATCTGAAATATGACATCAGTATTCTGGCCAATGCCGGTATCAAACTGGCCGGTGTCGCCTTCGATACCATGCTCGAATCCTATGTATTCAATTCTGTAGCATCCAGACACGACATGGATGGCCTGGCGCTCAAGTATCTGGGGCACAAATGTGTCAGCTTCGAAGATATTGCCGGTAAAGGCGCCAAGCAGCTGACATTCAACCAGATCCCTTTGGAAACAGCGGCGCCTTACGCCGCCGAAGATGCCGATATCACACTCAGGCTACATCAACACCTGTGGCCAAGGCTTGAGCGGGAGCAAGAGTTAGCCAACGTTTTCACCGAACTTGAGTTGCCGCTTATTCAGGTGCTCTCACAGATGGAGCGCGACGGAGTGTTGATCGACAGTATGCAACTGTCGCAGCAGAGTGATGAGCTGGCACAAAAGATAGATGCACTGGAGCAAAAAGCCTATGAGATAGCCGGAGAGAAGTTCAATCTGGGTTCTCCCAAACAGCTGCAGGCGCTGTTCTTCGAAAAGCTGGGTTATCCGGTGATCAAGAAAACTCCAAAAGGCGCGCCATCAACCGCCGAGGAGGTATTGATAGAGTTGGCGCTGGATTATCCATTGCCAAAGATCATTCTCGAGCATCGCAGCCTGACCAAGCTCAAGAGCACTTATACAGATAAGTTACCGCTGATGATCAATGGCAAAACCGGCCGGGTGCATACCAGCTATCATCAAGCCAACGCTGCCACCGGCCGCTTGTCGTCCAGCGACCCTAACCTGCAGAATATTCCTATCCGCACCGAAGAGGGGCGCAGAATTCGTCAGGCCTTTATCGCACCTTCAGGGCGCAAGATTCTGGCCGCCGACTACTCACAGATTGAACTCAGGATCATGGCTCACCTGTCCCAGGATGCCGGCCTGCTGGCGGCATTCGCCGAGGGTAAAGATATTCACAGAGCAACGGCGGCTGAAGTCTTTGATGTGGCTTTTGAAACTGTCACTCCAGAGCAGCGCCGACGGGCCAAGGCGGTTAACTTCGGTCTTATCTATGGCATGTCCGCCTTTGGCTTGGCACGCCAACTGGATATTCCCCGCACTGAAGCACAAAGCTATATGGATACCTACTTCAAGCGTTATCCCGGCGTGCTCAAGTATATGGAAGAGACCAGGGCACTCGCTGCCGAGCAAGGTTATGTCTCCACACTCTTTGGTCGGCGCCTGTATCTGCCGGAAATCCGTGATCGCAATGCCATGCGGCGTCAAGCCGCAGAACGGGCTGCAATCAACGCTCCTATGCAGGGAACAGCAGCCGACATCATCAAGAAGGCGATGATCAAAGTTGCCGACTGGATAGCCTCTGATACCAAGGGGGAAATCACCATGATCATGCAGGTTCACGATGAATTGGTGTTTGAAGTCAATGAAGCGAAAGCCGAAGAGCTGCAACAACAGATCTGCAAACTCATGGCTGAAGCCGCTACCCTGGATGTACCTTTGCTGGCCGAAGCCGGCTTGGGTGACAGCTGGGATCAGGCTCACTGA
- the add gene encoding adenosine deaminase, protein MIDTSIPLVDLHRHLDGNVRVETIWELGHQHGIALPAASLEALAPYVQIQGKESSLVAFLKKLDWMVAVLADLDAVKRVAYENVADAALSGLDYAELRFSPYYMAMNHKLPIEGVVEAVVDGVKAGLKDYQVKIKLIGILSRSFGQQACTQELDGLLAHRESLVAVDLAGDELGFPGELFNEHFKRVRDAGLQITAHAGEAAGAQSMWQAIKELGATRIGHGVNAIHDPKLMEYLVEHKIGIESCPTSNLHTSTVSSYQEHPLRTFMEAGVLVGLNTDDPGVSAIDIKHEYRVVKQEMGFTDAELAKLQRNGVEMAFLSDSERRELYAAKA, encoded by the coding sequence ATGATTGATACTTCAATTCCGTTGGTCGATTTACATCGCCATCTGGACGGTAATGTCAGGGTTGAGACCATATGGGAACTGGGTCACCAACATGGCATTGCCTTGCCGGCGGCCTCGCTTGAGGCCTTGGCACCTTATGTACAGATCCAGGGTAAAGAATCCAGCCTGGTGGCTTTCTTGAAAAAGCTGGACTGGATGGTTGCCGTGCTGGCCGATTTGGATGCGGTAAAGCGGGTGGCCTATGAAAATGTCGCCGATGCGGCATTGTCCGGGTTGGACTATGCCGAATTAAGGTTCAGCCCTTACTACATGGCAATGAATCACAAGCTGCCGATAGAAGGCGTGGTGGAAGCCGTTGTTGATGGTGTAAAAGCCGGGCTCAAGGACTATCAGGTTAAGATAAAACTGATAGGTATTCTGTCTCGCTCATTTGGTCAGCAGGCTTGTACTCAGGAGTTGGATGGCTTGCTCGCGCACAGGGAGTCTCTGGTCGCGGTTGATTTGGCCGGTGATGAATTGGGTTTCCCCGGTGAGTTGTTTAATGAGCATTTCAAACGGGTACGCGATGCTGGGCTTCAGATAACGGCTCACGCCGGAGAAGCCGCCGGTGCCCAAAGCATGTGGCAAGCCATCAAGGAGTTGGGGGCGACTCGCATAGGCCATGGGGTCAATGCTATTCATGATCCCAAATTGATGGAGTATCTGGTGGAACACAAGATAGGTATCGAGTCATGTCCCACCAGTAATCTACATACTTCTACTGTGAGCAGTTATCAAGAGCATCCGCTGCGAACCTTTATGGAAGCCGGTGTGCTGGTTGGCTTGAATACCGATGATCCAGGCGTCAGTGCCATAGATATCAAGCATGAATATCGTGTGGTTAAGCAGGAGATGGGCTTCACCGACGCTGAGTTGGCCAAGCTGCAGCGTAATGGCGTGGAGATGGCCTTCCTCTCAGACAGCGAGCGCCGGGAACTTTACGCCGCTAAAGCATAA
- a CDS encoding c-type cytochrome: MKKLALALSVVAAISSPAIAEGNAEAGKTKAIVCSACHGLDGNSMIDMYPKLAGQHTTYLQKQLREFRSAAQTGGKDGRMDPIMGGMAVALSDQDIADVAAYFASQTLQVAEVKDVPDAGEKLFKGGDMSRGIAACSACHGPEGKGSELAGFPAVAGQHANYIKIQLNKFRDQSRHNDLNGMMQDTAKKLNDADIEALAKYISSLK, translated from the coding sequence ATGAAAAAGTTAGCCCTTGCGCTGTCTGTAGTCGCCGCCATATCTTCACCTGCGATTGCTGAAGGTAATGCTGAAGCGGGAAAAACCAAAGCCATTGTCTGCTCTGCCTGCCATGGCCTTGATGGCAACAGCATGATCGACATGTATCCCAAGTTGGCTGGTCAGCACACAACCTATCTGCAAAAACAGCTGCGGGAGTTTCGTAGTGCAGCCCAAACCGGTGGCAAAGATGGCCGTATGGATCCTATCATGGGCGGCATGGCGGTAGCCTTGAGCGATCAGGATATTGCCGATGTTGCAGCTTATTTTGCCAGCCAAACATTGCAGGTTGCTGAAGTTAAGGATGTTCCTGATGCCGGCGAGAAGCTGTTCAAGGGTGGTGATATGTCTCGTGGCATAGCCGCTTGTTCCGCTTGTCACGGTCCTGAAGGCAAAGGCAGCGAACTGGCCGGTTTCCCGGCAGTTGCTGGGCAGCACGCCAACTACATCAAGATCCAGCTGAATAAGTTCCGTGATCAGAGCCGTCATAACGACTTAAACGGAATGATGCAGGACACAGCTAAAAAGCTGAATGATGCAGACATTGAAGCGCTGGCCAAGTACATCTCCAGCCTGAAGTAA